The following are encoded in a window of Esox lucius isolate fEsoLuc1 chromosome 14, fEsoLuc1.pri, whole genome shotgun sequence genomic DNA:
- the dab2 gene encoding disabled homolog 2 isoform X4: MSTEVESAVSAVPADPSSVPAPTTPPTTSAPTAPSTPSTVPAKTPSKKEKKKAPEKTDEYLLARFQGDGVRYKAKLIGIDDVPEARGDKMSQDSMMKLKGMAVALRSQGKHKQRIWVNISMSGIKIIDEKTGVIEHEHIVNKISFIARDVTDNRAFGYVCGSEGQHQFFAIKTSQQAEPLVIDLKDLFQVIFNMKKKEAEASRKDNNAVVENGGDALLNADGQMSTAKEVQQLDLFGDMSTPPDIHSPTSPPADDLFGADLFAPPSQSDCSSASNNLFNSQTANSIAALGALQLGPPSVPIPGTAPSLWGTQAPSMFTMPGGVTLPNPQPTFSQPSAFGALPIPPGPWGHQAPSPYGAAPVPQAWGPPAPVGPMGGAPGWGQPAMANPFQPGSYAMMGGPPQGMTHGPPRPPPRPPVKEAPAKVEPSAFTALDPLGGEKEMKSGKDMFKDFQIAKPPAIPARKGEQVPGMVPTSNGDGAFAQYFSSKVGVPQEVADHDDFEIQSHISKAISDPPKPAPRQAAPLTSPVVTPSPGLLDAFAPTSTPAHSTAPGVNQNLFDDAFGAVTPNPFGAPLLATTAGSSAPFGDPFGNPFA, from the exons ATGTCTACAGAAGTGGAGAGCGCTGTGTCCGCTGTCCCTGCCGACCCCTCCAGCGTCCCAGCCCCCACCACGCCTCCAACAACCAGCGCCCCCACcgctccctccaccccctccacagTGCCAGCCAAAACTCCCtcgaagaaagagaagaaaaaag CTCCAGAGAAGACTGATGAGTACCTGCTGGCCAGGTTCCAGGGTGACGGCGTGAGGTACAAGGCAAAGCTGATTGGCATCGACGATGTGCCTGAGGCCCGTGGCGACAAGATGAGCCAGGACTCCATGATGAAACTCAAG GGTATGGCTGTTGCTTTGCGGTCCCAAGGCAAACACAAGCAGAGGATTTGGGTCAACATTTCCATGTCTGGCATCAAGATAATTGACGAGAAGACCGGG GTGATCGAGCATGAGCACATTGTGAATAAGATCTCATTCATCGCCAGAGATGTCACCGATAACCGAGCTTTTGGCTATGTTTGCGGATCCGAGGGACAGCACCAGTTCTTTGCCATAAAGACTTCCCAGCAG GCAGAGCCGCTGGTCATTGACCTGAAAGACCTATTCCAGGTCATCTTCAACATGAAGAAGAAGGAGGCCGAGGCCTCACGGAAG gataATAATGCAGTTGTTGAG AATGGCGGCGATGCCTTGCTCAATGCCGATGGCCAGATGAGCACTGCCAAA GAGGTGCAACAGCTGGATCTGTTTGGAGACATGTCCACCCCTCCAGATATCCACTCTCCTACA TCTCCTCCTGCGGATGACCTGTTTGGGGCTGACCTGTTTGCTCCTCCCAGTCAGTCTGACTGTTCGTCTGCCTCCAACAACCTCTTCAACAGTCAGACCGCCAACTCGATAGCAGCTCTGG GAGCGTTGCAGTTGGGTCCGCCTTCAGTCCCCATCCCAGGGACAGCCCCGTCTCTGTGGGGAACTCAAGCCCCATCCATGTTCACCATGCCAGGAGGAGTAACACTCCCCAACCCCCAGCCCACTTTCTCCCAGCCATCCGCCTTCGGTGCCTTGCCCATACCCCCAGGCCCCTGGGGCCATCAGGCCCCTTCACCATATGGGGCCGCACCAGTCCCCCAGGCGTGGGGACCGCCTGCCCCTGTAGGGCCCATGGGAGGTGCACCAGGCTGGGGACAGCCTGCCATGGCTAACCCCTTCCAGCCCGGGTCTTATGCCATGATGGGAGGCCCTCCACAGGGCATGACACACGGTCCACCACGCCCCCCACCCAGGCCACCAGTCAAGGAGGCTCCTGCTAAGGTGGAACCCAGTGCCTTTACTGCTCTGGACCCCCtgggaggggagaaggagatGAAGAGTGGGAAGGACATGTTCAAGGACTTCCAGATTGCCAAGCCTCCAGCCATCCCAGCCAGGAAGGGTGAGCAGGTGCCCGGGATGGTTCCAACCTCCAACGGAGACGGAGCATTTGCTCAGTACTTTTCCAGCAAAGTGGGCGTGCCCCAGGAAGTGGCAGATCACGACGACTTTGAAATTCAGAGTCATATTTCAAAGGCTATCAGTG ACCCACCAAAACCAGCCCCACGACAAGCAGCCCCCTTGACGTCTCCTGTGGTAACCCCGAGCCCTGGGCTCCTGGATGCCTTTGCGCCAACTTCAACCCCAGCTCACTCCACTGCGCCGGGTGTCAACCAGAATCTATTTGATGACGCATTTGGTGCTGTGACTCCGAATCCCTTCGGGGCACCCCTTCTAGCTACG ACCGCTGGCAGCTCCGCTCCCTTTGGAGACCCTTTTGGAAACCCCTTTGCTTGA
- the dab2 gene encoding disabled homolog 2 isoform X2 — translation MSTEVESAVSAVPADPSSVPAPTTPPTTSAPTAPSTPSTVPAKTPSKKEKKKAPEKTDEYLLARFQGDGVRYKAKLIGIDDVPEARGDKMSQDSMMKLKGMAVALRSQGKHKQRIWVNISMSGIKIIDEKTGVIEHEHIVNKISFIARDVTDNRAFGYVCGSEGQHQFFAIKTSQQAEPLVIDLKDLFQVIFNMKKKEAEASRKDNNAVVENGGDALLNADGQMSTAKEVQQLDLFGDMSTPPDIHSPTNQVTMTTQTLSPPADDLFGADLFAPPSQSDCSSASNNLFNSQTANSIAALGALQLGPPSVPIPGTAPSLWGTQAPSMFTMPGGVTLPNPQPTFSQPSAFGALPIPPGPWGHQAPSPYGAAPVPQAWGPPAPVGPMGGAPGWGQPAMANPFQPGSYAMMGGPPQGMTHGPPRPPPRPPVKEAPAKVEPSAFTALDPLGGEKEMKSGKDMFKDFQIAKPPAIPARKGEQVPGMVPTSNGDGAFAQYFSSKVGVPQEVADHDDFEIQSHISKAISDPPKPAPRQAAPLTSPVVTPSPGLLDAFAPTSTPAHSTAPGVNQNLFDDAFGAVTPNPFGAPLLATTAGSSAPFGDPFGNPFA, via the exons ATGTCTACAGAAGTGGAGAGCGCTGTGTCCGCTGTCCCTGCCGACCCCTCCAGCGTCCCAGCCCCCACCACGCCTCCAACAACCAGCGCCCCCACcgctccctccaccccctccacagTGCCAGCCAAAACTCCCtcgaagaaagagaagaaaaaag CTCCAGAGAAGACTGATGAGTACCTGCTGGCCAGGTTCCAGGGTGACGGCGTGAGGTACAAGGCAAAGCTGATTGGCATCGACGATGTGCCTGAGGCCCGTGGCGACAAGATGAGCCAGGACTCCATGATGAAACTCAAG GGTATGGCTGTTGCTTTGCGGTCCCAAGGCAAACACAAGCAGAGGATTTGGGTCAACATTTCCATGTCTGGCATCAAGATAATTGACGAGAAGACCGGG GTGATCGAGCATGAGCACATTGTGAATAAGATCTCATTCATCGCCAGAGATGTCACCGATAACCGAGCTTTTGGCTATGTTTGCGGATCCGAGGGACAGCACCAGTTCTTTGCCATAAAGACTTCCCAGCAG GCAGAGCCGCTGGTCATTGACCTGAAAGACCTATTCCAGGTCATCTTCAACATGAAGAAGAAGGAGGCCGAGGCCTCACGGAAG gataATAATGCAGTTGTTGAG AATGGCGGCGATGCCTTGCTCAATGCCGATGGCCAGATGAGCACTGCCAAA GAGGTGCAACAGCTGGATCTGTTTGGAGACATGTCCACCCCTCCAGATATCCACTCTCCTACA AATCAGGTGACTATGACAACACAAACTCTG TCTCCTCCTGCGGATGACCTGTTTGGGGCTGACCTGTTTGCTCCTCCCAGTCAGTCTGACTGTTCGTCTGCCTCCAACAACCTCTTCAACAGTCAGACCGCCAACTCGATAGCAGCTCTGG GAGCGTTGCAGTTGGGTCCGCCTTCAGTCCCCATCCCAGGGACAGCCCCGTCTCTGTGGGGAACTCAAGCCCCATCCATGTTCACCATGCCAGGAGGAGTAACACTCCCCAACCCCCAGCCCACTTTCTCCCAGCCATCCGCCTTCGGTGCCTTGCCCATACCCCCAGGCCCCTGGGGCCATCAGGCCCCTTCACCATATGGGGCCGCACCAGTCCCCCAGGCGTGGGGACCGCCTGCCCCTGTAGGGCCCATGGGAGGTGCACCAGGCTGGGGACAGCCTGCCATGGCTAACCCCTTCCAGCCCGGGTCTTATGCCATGATGGGAGGCCCTCCACAGGGCATGACACACGGTCCACCACGCCCCCCACCCAGGCCACCAGTCAAGGAGGCTCCTGCTAAGGTGGAACCCAGTGCCTTTACTGCTCTGGACCCCCtgggaggggagaaggagatGAAGAGTGGGAAGGACATGTTCAAGGACTTCCAGATTGCCAAGCCTCCAGCCATCCCAGCCAGGAAGGGTGAGCAGGTGCCCGGGATGGTTCCAACCTCCAACGGAGACGGAGCATTTGCTCAGTACTTTTCCAGCAAAGTGGGCGTGCCCCAGGAAGTGGCAGATCACGACGACTTTGAAATTCAGAGTCATATTTCAAAGGCTATCAGTG ACCCACCAAAACCAGCCCCACGACAAGCAGCCCCCTTGACGTCTCCTGTGGTAACCCCGAGCCCTGGGCTCCTGGATGCCTTTGCGCCAACTTCAACCCCAGCTCACTCCACTGCGCCGGGTGTCAACCAGAATCTATTTGATGACGCATTTGGTGCTGTGACTCCGAATCCCTTCGGGGCACCCCTTCTAGCTACG ACCGCTGGCAGCTCCGCTCCCTTTGGAGACCCTTTTGGAAACCCCTTTGCTTGA
- the dab2 gene encoding disabled homolog 2 isoform X3: MSTEVESAVSAVPADPSSVPAPTTPPTTSAPTAPSTPSTVPAKTPSKKEKKKAPEKTDEYLLARFQGDGVRYKAKLIGIDDVPEARGDKMSQDSMMKLKGMAVALRSQGKHKQRIWVNISMSGIKIIDEKTGVIEHEHIVNKISFIARDVTDNRAFGYVCGSEGQHQFFAIKTSQQAEPLVIDLKDLFQVIFNMKKKEAEASRKDNNAVVENGGDALLNADGQMSTAKEVQQLDLFGDMSTPPDIHSPTNQSPPADDLFGADLFAPPSQSDCSSASNNLFNSQTANSIAALGALQLGPPSVPIPGTAPSLWGTQAPSMFTMPGGVTLPNPQPTFSQPSAFGALPIPPGPWGHQAPSPYGAAPVPQAWGPPAPVGPMGGAPGWGQPAMANPFQPGSYAMMGGPPQGMTHGPPRPPPRPPVKEAPAKVEPSAFTALDPLGGEKEMKSGKDMFKDFQIAKPPAIPARKGEQVPGMVPTSNGDGAFAQYFSSKVGVPQEVADHDDFEIQSHISKAISDPPKPAPRQAAPLTSPVVTPSPGLLDAFAPTSTPAHSTAPGVNQNLFDDAFGAVTPNPFGAPLLATTAGSSAPFGDPFGNPFA, encoded by the exons ATGTCTACAGAAGTGGAGAGCGCTGTGTCCGCTGTCCCTGCCGACCCCTCCAGCGTCCCAGCCCCCACCACGCCTCCAACAACCAGCGCCCCCACcgctccctccaccccctccacagTGCCAGCCAAAACTCCCtcgaagaaagagaagaaaaaag CTCCAGAGAAGACTGATGAGTACCTGCTGGCCAGGTTCCAGGGTGACGGCGTGAGGTACAAGGCAAAGCTGATTGGCATCGACGATGTGCCTGAGGCCCGTGGCGACAAGATGAGCCAGGACTCCATGATGAAACTCAAG GGTATGGCTGTTGCTTTGCGGTCCCAAGGCAAACACAAGCAGAGGATTTGGGTCAACATTTCCATGTCTGGCATCAAGATAATTGACGAGAAGACCGGG GTGATCGAGCATGAGCACATTGTGAATAAGATCTCATTCATCGCCAGAGATGTCACCGATAACCGAGCTTTTGGCTATGTTTGCGGATCCGAGGGACAGCACCAGTTCTTTGCCATAAAGACTTCCCAGCAG GCAGAGCCGCTGGTCATTGACCTGAAAGACCTATTCCAGGTCATCTTCAACATGAAGAAGAAGGAGGCCGAGGCCTCACGGAAG gataATAATGCAGTTGTTGAG AATGGCGGCGATGCCTTGCTCAATGCCGATGGCCAGATGAGCACTGCCAAA GAGGTGCAACAGCTGGATCTGTTTGGAGACATGTCCACCCCTCCAGATATCCACTCTCCTACA AATCAG TCTCCTCCTGCGGATGACCTGTTTGGGGCTGACCTGTTTGCTCCTCCCAGTCAGTCTGACTGTTCGTCTGCCTCCAACAACCTCTTCAACAGTCAGACCGCCAACTCGATAGCAGCTCTGG GAGCGTTGCAGTTGGGTCCGCCTTCAGTCCCCATCCCAGGGACAGCCCCGTCTCTGTGGGGAACTCAAGCCCCATCCATGTTCACCATGCCAGGAGGAGTAACACTCCCCAACCCCCAGCCCACTTTCTCCCAGCCATCCGCCTTCGGTGCCTTGCCCATACCCCCAGGCCCCTGGGGCCATCAGGCCCCTTCACCATATGGGGCCGCACCAGTCCCCCAGGCGTGGGGACCGCCTGCCCCTGTAGGGCCCATGGGAGGTGCACCAGGCTGGGGACAGCCTGCCATGGCTAACCCCTTCCAGCCCGGGTCTTATGCCATGATGGGAGGCCCTCCACAGGGCATGACACACGGTCCACCACGCCCCCCACCCAGGCCACCAGTCAAGGAGGCTCCTGCTAAGGTGGAACCCAGTGCCTTTACTGCTCTGGACCCCCtgggaggggagaaggagatGAAGAGTGGGAAGGACATGTTCAAGGACTTCCAGATTGCCAAGCCTCCAGCCATCCCAGCCAGGAAGGGTGAGCAGGTGCCCGGGATGGTTCCAACCTCCAACGGAGACGGAGCATTTGCTCAGTACTTTTCCAGCAAAGTGGGCGTGCCCCAGGAAGTGGCAGATCACGACGACTTTGAAATTCAGAGTCATATTTCAAAGGCTATCAGTG ACCCACCAAAACCAGCCCCACGACAAGCAGCCCCCTTGACGTCTCCTGTGGTAACCCCGAGCCCTGGGCTCCTGGATGCCTTTGCGCCAACTTCAACCCCAGCTCACTCCACTGCGCCGGGTGTCAACCAGAATCTATTTGATGACGCATTTGGTGCTGTGACTCCGAATCCCTTCGGGGCACCCCTTCTAGCTACG ACCGCTGGCAGCTCCGCTCCCTTTGGAGACCCTTTTGGAAACCCCTTTGCTTGA
- the dab2 gene encoding disabled homolog 2 isoform X1 has protein sequence MSTEVESAVSAVPADPSSVPAPTTPPTTSAPTAPSTPSTVPAKTPSKKEKKKAPEKTDEYLLARFQGDGVRYKAKLIGIDDVPEARGDKMSQDSMMKLKGMAVALRSQGKHKQRIWVNISMSGIKIIDEKTGVIEHEHIVNKISFIARDVTDNRAFGYVCGSEGQHQFFAIKTSQQAEPLVIDLKDLFQVIFNMKKKEAEASRKDNNAVVENGGDALLNADGQMSTAKEVQQLDLFGDMSTPPDIHSPTETNDILLMDLSAEVDSNQNCIKGNPFTSLGHNPWGTSQTENLFSSAFGFFPTPDTDPFSDDPLASSPPGPSTNHSQEGSVHLSGRPVANGIELSGGSDHFGQQLNGLSSKNMIQALSNGQWPLGGVMTDESRVPVHNGLGPVPVPQNPFVDTSGKSPPLCNGVTFDPQAPPPVGRSRDVSVVLCPPPQSTKSGRGRRSAKSPPADDLFGADLFAPPSQSDCSSASNNLFNSQTANSIAALGALQLGPPSVPIPGTAPSLWGTQAPSMFTMPGGVTLPNPQPTFSQPSAFGALPIPPGPWGHQAPSPYGAAPVPQAWGPPAPVGPMGGAPGWGQPAMANPFQPGSYAMMGGPPQGMTHGPPRPPPRPPVKEAPAKVEPSAFTALDPLGGEKEMKSGKDMFKDFQIAKPPAIPARKGEQVPGMVPTSNGDGAFAQYFSSKVGVPQEVADHDDFEIQSHISKAISDPPKPAPRQAAPLTSPVVTPSPGLLDAFAPTSTPAHSTAPGVNQNLFDDAFGAVTPNPFGAPLLATTAGSSAPFGDPFGNPFA, from the exons ATGTCTACAGAAGTGGAGAGCGCTGTGTCCGCTGTCCCTGCCGACCCCTCCAGCGTCCCAGCCCCCACCACGCCTCCAACAACCAGCGCCCCCACcgctccctccaccccctccacagTGCCAGCCAAAACTCCCtcgaagaaagagaagaaaaaag CTCCAGAGAAGACTGATGAGTACCTGCTGGCCAGGTTCCAGGGTGACGGCGTGAGGTACAAGGCAAAGCTGATTGGCATCGACGATGTGCCTGAGGCCCGTGGCGACAAGATGAGCCAGGACTCCATGATGAAACTCAAG GGTATGGCTGTTGCTTTGCGGTCCCAAGGCAAACACAAGCAGAGGATTTGGGTCAACATTTCCATGTCTGGCATCAAGATAATTGACGAGAAGACCGGG GTGATCGAGCATGAGCACATTGTGAATAAGATCTCATTCATCGCCAGAGATGTCACCGATAACCGAGCTTTTGGCTATGTTTGCGGATCCGAGGGACAGCACCAGTTCTTTGCCATAAAGACTTCCCAGCAG GCAGAGCCGCTGGTCATTGACCTGAAAGACCTATTCCAGGTCATCTTCAACATGAAGAAGAAGGAGGCCGAGGCCTCACGGAAG gataATAATGCAGTTGTTGAG AATGGCGGCGATGCCTTGCTCAATGCCGATGGCCAGATGAGCACTGCCAAA GAGGTGCAACAGCTGGATCTGTTTGGAGACATGTCCACCCCTCCAGATATCCACTCTCCTACA GAAACTAATGATATTCTATTGATGGATCTGTCTGCCGAGGTTGACAGCAATCAGAACTGTATAAAGGGGAATCCCTTCACTTCCCTTGGCCATAACCCTTGGGGCACCTCACAGACAGAGAACCTCTTCTCCTCTGCATTTGGCTTCTTTCCAACCCCAGACACTGACCCTTTCAGCGATGACCCCCTCGCCTCATCGCCCCCCGGTccatccaccaatcacagccaAGAGGGCTCCGTTCACCTCTCGGGTAGGCCAGTCGCAAATGGCATAGAGCTTAGCGGAGGATCTGACCACTTTGGTCAGCAGTTGAACGGGCTGTCCAGTAAGAACATGATCCAGGCCCTGAGTAATGGCCAGTGGCCACTTGGGGGTGTGATGACCGACGAGAGCAGGGTCCCGGTACACAATGGTCTGGGACCGGTTCCTGTCCCTCAGAACCCCTTTGTCGACACATCTGGGAAAAGCCCGCCCCTTTGTAACGGCGTAACTTTCGATCCCCAAGCCCCTCCCCCTGTGGGGCGTAGCAGGGATGTTTCGGTCGTGTTATGTCCCCCTCCACAGAGCACTAAATCTGGACGAGGTCGGAGGAGTGCCAAG TCTCCTCCTGCGGATGACCTGTTTGGGGCTGACCTGTTTGCTCCTCCCAGTCAGTCTGACTGTTCGTCTGCCTCCAACAACCTCTTCAACAGTCAGACCGCCAACTCGATAGCAGCTCTGG GAGCGTTGCAGTTGGGTCCGCCTTCAGTCCCCATCCCAGGGACAGCCCCGTCTCTGTGGGGAACTCAAGCCCCATCCATGTTCACCATGCCAGGAGGAGTAACACTCCCCAACCCCCAGCCCACTTTCTCCCAGCCATCCGCCTTCGGTGCCTTGCCCATACCCCCAGGCCCCTGGGGCCATCAGGCCCCTTCACCATATGGGGCCGCACCAGTCCCCCAGGCGTGGGGACCGCCTGCCCCTGTAGGGCCCATGGGAGGTGCACCAGGCTGGGGACAGCCTGCCATGGCTAACCCCTTCCAGCCCGGGTCTTATGCCATGATGGGAGGCCCTCCACAGGGCATGACACACGGTCCACCACGCCCCCCACCCAGGCCACCAGTCAAGGAGGCTCCTGCTAAGGTGGAACCCAGTGCCTTTACTGCTCTGGACCCCCtgggaggggagaaggagatGAAGAGTGGGAAGGACATGTTCAAGGACTTCCAGATTGCCAAGCCTCCAGCCATCCCAGCCAGGAAGGGTGAGCAGGTGCCCGGGATGGTTCCAACCTCCAACGGAGACGGAGCATTTGCTCAGTACTTTTCCAGCAAAGTGGGCGTGCCCCAGGAAGTGGCAGATCACGACGACTTTGAAATTCAGAGTCATATTTCAAAGGCTATCAGTG ACCCACCAAAACCAGCCCCACGACAAGCAGCCCCCTTGACGTCTCCTGTGGTAACCCCGAGCCCTGGGCTCCTGGATGCCTTTGCGCCAACTTCAACCCCAGCTCACTCCACTGCGCCGGGTGTCAACCAGAATCTATTTGATGACGCATTTGGTGCTGTGACTCCGAATCCCTTCGGGGCACCCCTTCTAGCTACG ACCGCTGGCAGCTCCGCTCCCTTTGGAGACCCTTTTGGAAACCCCTTTGCTTGA